Proteins found in one Salmo salar chromosome ssa26, Ssal_v3.1, whole genome shotgun sequence genomic segment:
- the ula1 gene encoding NEDD8-activating enzyme E1 regulatory subunit isoform X1, which yields MALTKASKEQKYDRQLRLWGDHGQEELENAHVCLINSTASGTEILKNLVLPGIGAFTIVDGHKVSGEDVGNNFFLSNSCIGRVNDYAILLYQYLSSTCMQYVITSLLGWCVFQNRAQAATELLQELNTDVSGNFVEESPEKLLDNDPEFFHRFTLVVGVQLPESTCLRLGSVLWNANIPFLVCRTYGLVGYMRLVVKEHTVIESHPDNALEDLRLDQPFAELKNHIQSYDLEGMGKKDHSHTPWIIIVAKYLEKWFSEHNFQLPKNYKEKEAFKQLIRQGILKNEKGTPEDEENFEEAIKNVNTALNPTKISSGVDDIFNGEQCNDITSQTPAFWVMTRAVREFVQNDGGGNLPVRGSIPDMIADSEKFINLQNIYREKAMQDASVVSKHVESLLQSVGKPSESISEQDIKLFCKNAAFLRVVRCRSLAEEYSVETVNKDEITSCMDSADGEMVLYLMLRSVDRFYQQHSRYPGVYNYQVEEDISKLKLCVNSLLQEYSLNVNVKDDYIHEFCRYGAAEPHTVASFLGGSAAQEAIKIITRQFVPFNNTFIYNAMSQTTATFQL from the exons ATGGCACTTACTAAAGCTTCTAAAGAGCAGAAATACGATAGACAATTGAG ATTGTGGGGAGACCATGGCCAAGAAGAACTTGAAAATGCACACGTATGCCTGATCAATTCCACAGCATCTGGGACTGAAATACTCAAGAACCTTGTGCTTCCAG GCATTGGAGCGTTCACTATTGTCGATGGACACAAAGTCTCCGGGGAAGACGTCGGAAATAA CTTTTTTTTGAGCAACAGCTGCATAGGAAGGGTAAACGATTATGCTATTCTACTCTATCAATATCTAAGCTCTACCTGTATGCAGTATGTCATAACAAGTCTTCTGGGATGGTGTGTTTTCCAGAACCGAGCCCAGGCTGCCACAGAGCTGCTACAGGAGCTGAACACTGATGTATCTGGCAACTTTGTGGAGGAG AGCCCTGAAAAGCTCTTGGACAACGACCCAGAGTTCTTCCACAGATTTACCTTGGTGGTTGGTGTCCAGCTGCCAGAAAG CACGTGTTTGAGACTGGGGTCAGTGTTGTGGAATGCAAACATACCTTTCCTGGTGTGTAGAACGTATGGCCTCGTCGGTTACATGAGGCTAGTAGTGAAGGAGCACACAG TGATTGAGTCTCATCCAGACAATGCGTTGGAGGACCTGAGGCTTGACCAACCTTTTGCAGAGCTCAAGAACCACATTCAGTCCTACGACTTGGAGGGAATGGGGAAGAAG GATCACAGTCATACACCATGGATCATCATTGTTGCCAAATACCTAGAAAAGTGGTTCAGTGAG CACAATTTTCAGTTGCCAAAGAACTACAAAGAGAAGGAGGCCTTCAAACAGCTTATACGGCAAG GAATCCTGAAGAATGAGAAGGGAACTCCTGAGGATGAGGAGAACTTTGAGGAGGCCATCAAGAACGTCAACACCGCCCTTAACCCCACCAAG ATTTCAAGTGGCGTTGACGACATCTTCAATGGAGAGCAATGCAATGACATTACATCACAG ACTCCAGCCTTCTGGGTGATGACGCGAGCAGTGAGGGAGTTTGTGCAGAACGACGGCGGCGGAAACCTACCTGTGCGTGGCTCCATTCCAGACATGATTGCGGACTCAGAGAAATTCATCAACCTCCAGAATAT TTATAGAGAGAAGGCAATGCAAGATGCTTCTGTCGTGTCTAAGCATGTAGAGTCTCTCCTGCAGTCTGTTGGAAAG CCCTCAGAGAGCATATCTGAGCAGGACATCAAACTATTCT GTAAGAACGCTGCCTTCCTGAGGGTGGTGCGCTGCAGGTCTCTAGCCGAAGAATACAGCGTGGAGACGGTCAATAAAGATGAGATCA cctcctgCATGGACAGTGCAGATGGGGAGATGGTGTTGTACCTTATGTTGCGCTCTGTGGACCGTTTCTATCAGCAGCACTCCCGCTACCCAG GTGTCTACAATTACCAAGTAGAAGAAGACATTAGCAAGTTGAAGCTGTGTGTGAACAGCCTTCTGCAGGAGTACAGCCTGAACGTCAATGTGAAAGATGACTACATCCACGAGTT CTGTCGCTATGGAGCTGCTGAGCCGCACACAGTGGCATCCTTTTTGGGAG GATCTGCTGCACAAGAGGCCATCAAAATCATCACTCGTCAGTTTGTTCCCTTCAACAACACATTCATCTACAATGCCATGTCCCAGACAACTGCCACTTTTCAGCTGTAG
- the ula1 gene encoding NEDD8-activating enzyme E1 regulatory subunit — MALTKASKEQKYDRQLRLWGDHGQEELENAHVCLINSTASGTEILKNLVLPGIGAFTIVDGHKVSGEDVGNNFFLSNSCIGRNRAQAATELLQELNTDVSGNFVEESPEKLLDNDPEFFHRFTLVVGVQLPESTCLRLGSVLWNANIPFLVCRTYGLVGYMRLVVKEHTVIESHPDNALEDLRLDQPFAELKNHIQSYDLEGMGKKDHSHTPWIIIVAKYLEKWFSEHNFQLPKNYKEKEAFKQLIRQGILKNEKGTPEDEENFEEAIKNVNTALNPTKISSGVDDIFNGEQCNDITSQTPAFWVMTRAVREFVQNDGGGNLPVRGSIPDMIADSEKFINLQNIYREKAMQDASVVSKHVESLLQSVGKPSESISEQDIKLFCKNAAFLRVVRCRSLAEEYSVETVNKDEITSCMDSADGEMVLYLMLRSVDRFYQQHSRYPGVYNYQVEEDISKLKLCVNSLLQEYSLNVNVKDDYIHEFCRYGAAEPHTVASFLGGSAAQEAIKIITRQFVPFNNTFIYNAMSQTTATFQL; from the exons ATGGCACTTACTAAAGCTTCTAAAGAGCAGAAATACGATAGACAATTGAG ATTGTGGGGAGACCATGGCCAAGAAGAACTTGAAAATGCACACGTATGCCTGATCAATTCCACAGCATCTGGGACTGAAATACTCAAGAACCTTGTGCTTCCAG GCATTGGAGCGTTCACTATTGTCGATGGACACAAAGTCTCCGGGGAAGACGTCGGAAATAA CTTTTTTTTGAGCAACAGCTGCATAGGAAGG AACCGAGCCCAGGCTGCCACAGAGCTGCTACAGGAGCTGAACACTGATGTATCTGGCAACTTTGTGGAGGAG AGCCCTGAAAAGCTCTTGGACAACGACCCAGAGTTCTTCCACAGATTTACCTTGGTGGTTGGTGTCCAGCTGCCAGAAAG CACGTGTTTGAGACTGGGGTCAGTGTTGTGGAATGCAAACATACCTTTCCTGGTGTGTAGAACGTATGGCCTCGTCGGTTACATGAGGCTAGTAGTGAAGGAGCACACAG TGATTGAGTCTCATCCAGACAATGCGTTGGAGGACCTGAGGCTTGACCAACCTTTTGCAGAGCTCAAGAACCACATTCAGTCCTACGACTTGGAGGGAATGGGGAAGAAG GATCACAGTCATACACCATGGATCATCATTGTTGCCAAATACCTAGAAAAGTGGTTCAGTGAG CACAATTTTCAGTTGCCAAAGAACTACAAAGAGAAGGAGGCCTTCAAACAGCTTATACGGCAAG GAATCCTGAAGAATGAGAAGGGAACTCCTGAGGATGAGGAGAACTTTGAGGAGGCCATCAAGAACGTCAACACCGCCCTTAACCCCACCAAG ATTTCAAGTGGCGTTGACGACATCTTCAATGGAGAGCAATGCAATGACATTACATCACAG ACTCCAGCCTTCTGGGTGATGACGCGAGCAGTGAGGGAGTTTGTGCAGAACGACGGCGGCGGAAACCTACCTGTGCGTGGCTCCATTCCAGACATGATTGCGGACTCAGAGAAATTCATCAACCTCCAGAATAT TTATAGAGAGAAGGCAATGCAAGATGCTTCTGTCGTGTCTAAGCATGTAGAGTCTCTCCTGCAGTCTGTTGGAAAG CCCTCAGAGAGCATATCTGAGCAGGACATCAAACTATTCT GTAAGAACGCTGCCTTCCTGAGGGTGGTGCGCTGCAGGTCTCTAGCCGAAGAATACAGCGTGGAGACGGTCAATAAAGATGAGATCA cctcctgCATGGACAGTGCAGATGGGGAGATGGTGTTGTACCTTATGTTGCGCTCTGTGGACCGTTTCTATCAGCAGCACTCCCGCTACCCAG GTGTCTACAATTACCAAGTAGAAGAAGACATTAGCAAGTTGAAGCTGTGTGTGAACAGCCTTCTGCAGGAGTACAGCCTGAACGTCAATGTGAAAGATGACTACATCCACGAGTT CTGTCGCTATGGAGCTGCTGAGCCGCACACAGTGGCATCCTTTTTGGGAG GATCTGCTGCACAAGAGGCCATCAAAATCATCACTCGTCAGTTTGTTCCCTTCAACAACACATTCATCTACAATGCCATGTCCCAGACAACTGCCACTTTTCAGCTGTAG